In Silene latifolia isolate original U9 population chromosome X, ASM4854445v1, whole genome shotgun sequence, the following proteins share a genomic window:
- the LOC141622549 gene encoding transcription factor bHLH25-like has protein sequence MEALRSDEREVEAEEKNEGEISDTTLPQVEVKIFNNTLLVKVQCEKQQGILSKLFTEAEKYDLSLLNSNVMAFGPTALDITMVGEMGVGCRGQVKSLVEALYSVLQLP, from the exons ATGGAAGCACTAAGATCTGATGAACGG GAAGTCGAGGCAGAAGAGAAGAACGAGGGAGAAATAAGTGATACTACACTTCCACAAGTTGAAGTTAAGATTTTCAACAACACATTGTTAGTTAAAGTTCAATGTGAGAAACAACAAGGAATTTTGTCCAAATTATTTACTGAGGCTGAGAAATATGATCTGAGTTTGCTTAATAGCAATGTCATGGCCTTTGGTCCGACCGCCTTGGATATTACTATGGTCGGTGAG ATGGGAGTTGGATGCAGGGGCCAAGTGAAAAGTCTGGTGGAAGCACTTTATTCAGTCCTTCAATTGCCGTAA
- the LOC141622548 gene encoding uncharacterized protein LOC141622548 gives MDHQNTPTKLEYYDNMWKLNSQSTFLSITQTEDGRQALILESTIFHPQGGGQPSDTGFITVQNSDIHFVVQDVRSINGIVYHYGHVGKLEGSAEPEWTIKEGTSVQLQVDESRRNLNSRLHSAGHLLDISIRNVGLGHLEPGKANHFPDGPWVEYKGIFPQTELKTKQDELETDVNALVFRGGKVTVAVLPYDEAAKLCGGQLPHYIPKDSNPRIVQLGENLGCPCGGTHVQDIADVRTIKISQIRMKKGTTKVFYNISV, from the exons aTGGATCATCAAAATACACCAACAAAACTAGAATACTATGACAACATGTGGAAACTCAACTCTCAATCCACCTTTCTCTCTATTACTCAG ACTGAAGATGGTAGACAAGCATTGATATTGGAGTCAACTATATTTCATCCTCAAGGAGGTGGGCAGCCTTCAGATACTGGTTTCATTACTGTCCAAAATTCTGACATTCATTTTGTTGTACAAGATGTTAGGTCCATTAATGGAATT GTTTATCATTATGGACATGTTGGAAAATTGGAGGGCAGTGCAGAACCTGAGTGGACAATTAAGGAAGGAACTAGTGTTCAGTTGCAGGTGGACGAGTCTCGCCGTAATCTTAATTCTAG GTTACACTCAGCAGGTCATTTGCTGGATATATCCATACGGAATGTTGGTTTAGGACACCTGGAGCCCGGCAAAGCCAATCACTTTCCTGATGG ACCATGGGTTGAATATAAAGGTATATTTCCACAGACTGAGCTGAAAACTAAGCAAGATGAGTTAGAGACGGATGTCAATGCTTTAGTGTTTAGAGGAGGAAAG GTTACTGTTGCAGTGTTGCCATACGATGAAGCTGCTAAGCTCTGTGGCGGTCAGCTTCCTCATTACATTCCTAAG GACAGCAACCCGCGTATTGTGCAGCTAGGTGAGAATCTTGGATGCCCTTGTGGCGGAACTCATGTTCAGGATATTGCAGATGTAAGAACTATTAAG ATATCACAGATTCGTATGAAGAAAGGAACGACAAAAGTTTTCTACAACATCAGCGTCTAA
- the LOC141619162 gene encoding protein LATERAL BRANCHING OXIDOREDUCTASE 1: MKTSNIHDVQELKNTIIPDRFVRDLHERPLLPTFSNNNILNQVPIIDLAKINDGDLSEIANLAVACQDWGFFQVINHGIGEKLLDNIENKAMEFFMLPLQEKQKYEMTPGAFQGYGQAFVFSDQQKLDWCNMFALGVDPPFIRNPNLWPTNPPNFSETIELYQSEIGKLCKKVLRYIAMSLNVRAEVFEEIFGENVQAIRMNYYPPCPRPDLVLGLSPHSDGSAITILHQKKDSSVGLQFLKENNWVSLQPVPNSLVVNIGDTIEVLTNGKYKSVEHRAVTNEVKDRLSIVTFYAPSYQVELGPMSEFVNQNNPVKYRYYNHGEYSRHYVSRKLQGKRTLEFAKLTTDAMA; this comes from the exons ATGAAGACAAGTAACATACATGATGTGCAAGAACTCAAAAACACAATTATTCCTGATAGATTTGTAAGAGATTTACATGAGAGACCACTTCTACCAACATTTTCTAACAATAATATACTTAATCAAGTTCCCATAATTGACCTTGCAAAGATAAATGATGGTGATTTAAGTGAAATCGCTAATTTAGCAGTTGCTTGCCAAGATTGGGGATTCTTTCAG GTTATAAACCATGGTATTGGAGAGAAATTGCTTGATAATATAGAGAACAAGGCTATGGAATTCTTCATGCTTCCATTACAAGAAAAGCAAAAATATGAAATGACTCCTGGAGCTTTTCAAGGTTATGGTCAAGCCTTTGTTTTCTCTGATCAACAAAAGTTAGATTGGTGCAACATGTTTGCTCTTGGTGTGGACCCTCCTTTCATAAGGAACCCTAATCTTTGGCCTACAAATCCACCCAACTTCAG TGAAACAATTGAGTTGTACCAAAGTGAGATAGGGAAGCTATGCAAGAAGGTGTTAAGGTACATAGCAATGAGCCTTAATGTAAGAGCTGAAGTCTTTGAGGAAATATTTGGAGAAAATGTGCAGGCAATTAGGATGAATTATTATCCACCATGTCCGAGACCCGACCTTGTTTTAGGCCTCAGCCCGCATTCTGATGGAAGCGCGATCACCATTTTACACCAGAAAAAAGACAGCTCTGTTGGACTTCAATTCCTCAAAGAAAACAACTGGGTTTCGCTTCAGCCGGTCCCAAATAGTCTTGTCGTCAACATTGGAGATACTATCGAA GTTTTAACAAACGGGAAATACAAGAGTGTCGAGCATAGAGCAGTGACGAATGAGGTGAAAGACAGGCTATCAATAGTCACCTTTTATGCTCCAAGCTACCAAGTGGAACTCGGACCAATGTCCGAGTTTGTGAATCAAAACAATCCGGTCAAGTACAGGTACTATAACCATGGAGAGTACAGTCGACACTATGTATCCCGTAAGCTCCAGGGGAAGAGGACACTAGAGTTTGCGAAACTGACAACTGATGCAATGGCGTGA